One genomic window of Dermacentor andersoni chromosome 8, qqDerAnde1_hic_scaffold, whole genome shotgun sequence includes the following:
- the LOC126538712 gene encoding partner of xrn-2 protein 1-like: MLLPIDAYRLPWESDDHWELRREFITANDGLVEEAKLLSLSQAFISMRSLRCAYPVEVRSKVAELSKNAKRLPELLAKHRESRKILFP; encoded by the exons ATGCTGCTGCCCATCGACGCCTACCGCCTGCCGTGGGAGAGCGATGACCACTGGGAGCTTCGCAGAGAGTTCATCACGGCCAATGACGGCCTGGTTGAGGAG GCCAAGTTGCTGAGCCTGTCGCAGGCGTTCATCAGCATGCGGAGCCTGCGCTGCGCCTACCCAGTCGAAGTGCGCTCCAAGGTTGCCGAGCTGTCCAAGAACGCGAAGAGACTTCCGGAGCTGCTCGCCAAGCACCGCGAGAGCAGGAAAATCCTGTTCCCGTAG
- the LOC126538709 gene encoding partner of xrn-2 protein 1-like produces the protein MQKPIDAYRQPWETDENWDLRREFIMANDGKVEEVLLLSLSQAFINMKTLRCTYPADVCSEVAELSKNVDRLPELLAKRRQNRSILFANEPKRGATTKKARYPPLELR, from the exons ATGCAGAAGCCCATCGACGCCTACCGCCAGCCGTGGGAGACTGACGAGAACTGGGACCTCCGGCGAGAGTTCATCATGGCCAACGACGGCAAGGTCGAAGAG GTCTTGCTGCTGAGCCTATCGCAGGCGTTCATCAACATGAAGACTCTGCGCTGCACCTACCCAGCCGACGTGTGCTCCGAGGTTGCCGAGTTGTCCAAAAACGTGGATAGGCTTCCCGAGCTGCTGGCCAAGCGGCGCCAGAATAGGAGCATCTTGTTCGCGAACGAACCAAAGCGCGGTGCTACCACCAAGAAGGCGCGGTATCCACCGCTCGAGCTGCGCTGA